From one Lycorma delicatula isolate Av1 chromosome 2, ASM4794821v1, whole genome shotgun sequence genomic stretch:
- the LOC142320131 gene encoding uncharacterized protein LOC142320131: MSEEMFPVNDAQLEQVVYDVLQEDDELEGTPNQRLQLLIPRRLVYGEVDDQQHHPLLDDGNDNLIAEAAADVENNESEESTVVTTSFILENRVRFTKANIIFLFDKKKYIFSFTEKLIGLSFNFSFIMNKRLILDLGVV; encoded by the coding sequence atGTCCGAAGAAATGTTTCCAGTAAATGATGCGCAATTAGAACAGGTTGTTTATGATGTTTTACAAGAAGATGATGAATTAGAGGGAACTCCTAATCAGCGGCTGCAGTTATTAATACCGCGAAGGTTGGTGTATGGGGAAGTCGACGACCAACAACATCATCCTTTATTAGATGACGGCAACGATAACCTCATAGCAGAGGCTGCTGctgatgttgaaaataatgaaagtgaAGAAAGCACAGTAGTAACAACATCATTCATCCTCGAAAACCGTGTTAGATTTACAaaggcaaatattatttttttatttgataaaaagaaatatatttttagttttacagagAAACTAATAGGTCTTTCTTTCAATTtcagtttcataatgaacaagaggCTTATTTTGGACTTAGGCGTTGTCTAA